A single window of Pseudarthrobacter psychrotolerans DNA harbors:
- a CDS encoding TAXI family TRAP transporter solute-binding subunit has translation MSGLLLPGLSACTPTDRPGTVTVAGGEPGGFYLEFAELLAASLQRHGVAGQATALTTGGSLDNLEHLLTGKATFAVALADSAAQRTAVGDPPAVGLSAVGKVYENYVHCVIRQNSGIRDIGALAGRTVAVGKPGSGTSLTTPRLIEAAGLSTTAGAAGGVTVLSLGLNEGIAALRDGTADALFWSGGVPTAAIAAANDDVGLGFLDLSPLLPALRAKYGVFYDRVLIPAGAYAGIPAVWTVGVANVLLCRSDLDDQTVKRTVELLVGHAEELIPRSSLGVQFLSPESLINTAGLPLHPGAAAAYRELHG, from the coding sequence ATGTCCGGGCTGCTCCTGCCGGGCCTGAGTGCGTGCACGCCCACGGACCGCCCGGGCACCGTAACCGTGGCCGGCGGCGAACCCGGCGGCTTCTACCTCGAGTTCGCCGAACTGCTGGCGGCGTCCCTCCAGCGTCATGGTGTTGCCGGCCAGGCGACGGCGCTGACTACGGGCGGCAGCCTGGACAACCTCGAACATCTGCTGACGGGCAAAGCCACGTTCGCCGTCGCGCTGGCGGATTCGGCGGCCCAACGCACAGCGGTGGGTGACCCGCCCGCCGTCGGACTTTCCGCCGTTGGAAAGGTGTACGAGAACTACGTCCACTGCGTCATCCGGCAAAACAGCGGGATCCGGGACATCGGCGCGCTTGCCGGCCGGACCGTGGCTGTTGGCAAGCCCGGCTCGGGGACGTCGCTGACCACTCCGCGGCTGATCGAGGCTGCCGGGCTCAGCACCACAGCCGGAGCGGCGGGCGGCGTCACAGTGCTGAGCCTCGGCCTCAACGAGGGCATCGCGGCCCTGCGGGACGGAACAGCGGACGCGTTGTTCTGGTCAGGTGGCGTGCCGACCGCGGCCATTGCTGCCGCGAACGACGACGTCGGGCTGGGTTTCCTTGATCTGTCCCCGCTGCTGCCGGCACTTCGGGCCAAATACGGCGTTTTCTACGACCGGGTGCTGATCCCGGCAGGCGCCTACGCGGGCATTCCGGCCGTGTGGACCGTGGGCGTGGCGAACGTGCTGCTGTGCCGGAGCGATCTTGATGACCAGACCGTCAAGCGGACCGTCGAATTGCTCGTGGGACACGCCGAGGAACTCATCCCTCGCTCCAGCCTGGGGGTCCAGTTCCTGAGCCCGGAATCCCTGATCAACACCGCGGGTTTGCCCCTGCACCCCGGCGCTGCTGCAGCGTACCGGGAGCTCCACGGGTAA
- a CDS encoding HAMP domain-containing sensor histidine kinase, with amino-acid sequence MKLRVLGILSVLAVLIVIIASNAILTSAGRELTQELQINRAASLNRLAQVAFDAASAGETAQLQAEMDRYSELYGEGVLIRLQQGTLRSGGLSEDRPDVRDAVARANLNLSDTTLTPLQPFGPSSEVISRSFGSASQVLGEAVLEVNLDAARQKLRERWLIVALAAAVLAAVLLLGAARVTGWVLRPVHRLNAAVTELEATGRTGQLPEAGPPELRQLSRSFTTMAQTVSHSLDSQRQLIADTSHELRNPVGALRLRIDLLQLELKTAREHDAAAGALAELERVEEILDGVLRLAAAEHRASEDSARSPLGTASPAAQAPLDPYPVLQEETERAGPAAKHSGASIVLTDPPDTAVNIACNSAELAQMVGELLNNAIKYAPGAHISVAARERQGAVTIEVSDDGPGLSADERTAATTRFWRSPAHRTIRGTGLGMTIVDKLAGANGGRLVLADASPHGLIARLEFPRAADAPGPFAGPEQVAPRG; translated from the coding sequence GTGAAACTGCGCGTCCTGGGCATCCTGAGTGTCCTGGCGGTACTTATCGTCATCATCGCCTCCAACGCCATCCTGACCTCGGCCGGCCGGGAGCTGACCCAGGAACTCCAGATCAACCGTGCCGCGTCGCTCAACCGCCTGGCGCAAGTGGCATTCGACGCAGCTTCCGCCGGCGAGACCGCACAATTGCAGGCGGAGATGGACAGGTATAGCGAACTCTACGGAGAGGGAGTCCTGATCCGCCTCCAGCAGGGCACCCTGCGCTCCGGCGGCCTAAGCGAGGACCGGCCGGACGTCCGGGACGCGGTGGCCAGGGCGAACCTGAACCTCAGCGACACCACGCTCACACCGCTGCAGCCGTTCGGGCCATCCTCCGAGGTGATCTCCCGCTCCTTCGGCAGCGCGAGCCAGGTCCTGGGCGAAGCCGTCCTCGAGGTCAACCTGGACGCGGCCCGGCAGAAACTGCGGGAGCGGTGGCTCATCGTGGCATTGGCGGCGGCGGTCCTGGCTGCGGTGCTCCTGCTGGGCGCGGCCCGCGTGACCGGGTGGGTCCTCCGGCCCGTGCACCGCCTGAACGCGGCTGTCACCGAACTGGAGGCAACAGGCCGGACCGGTCAGCTTCCCGAGGCCGGGCCGCCGGAACTTCGGCAACTGAGCCGTTCATTCACCACCATGGCGCAGACCGTCAGCCACAGCCTCGATTCCCAACGGCAACTGATCGCGGACACCTCGCACGAACTGCGCAATCCCGTGGGCGCCCTGCGGCTCAGGATCGATCTGCTGCAACTGGAACTGAAGACCGCCCGGGAGCACGACGCCGCGGCAGGGGCGCTGGCCGAACTCGAACGCGTGGAGGAGATCCTGGACGGGGTGCTTCGGCTGGCGGCCGCCGAGCACAGGGCCTCTGAGGACTCCGCCCGGAGCCCGCTGGGAACCGCGTCGCCCGCGGCACAGGCCCCTCTTGATCCCTACCCGGTTCTGCAGGAAGAAACCGAACGGGCGGGCCCCGCCGCCAAGCACAGCGGAGCATCGATCGTACTGACAGATCCGCCGGACACCGCCGTTAACATCGCCTGCAACTCCGCAGAACTGGCCCAGATGGTCGGCGAACTTCTGAACAACGCCATCAAATACGCTCCCGGCGCCCATATCTCGGTTGCTGCCCGCGAGCGCCAGGGCGCAGTGACCATCGAAGTGTCCGACGACGGCCCCGGCCTTTCCGCCGATGAACGGACGGCGGCCACAACCCGCTTCTGGCGGTCCCCGGCGCACCGGACCATCCGCGGCACCGGGCTGGGCATGACCATAGTGGACAAGCTCGCCGGGGCCAACGGCGGCCGGCTGGTGCTTGCGGACGCCTCGCCGCATGGCCTGATCGCACGCCTGGAGTTTCCGCGTGCAGCGGACGCGCCTGGACCTTTTGCCGGACCGGAGCAGGTGGCCCCGCGTGGCTGA
- a CDS encoding response regulator transcription factor — translation MELLIVEDDDAMASALAAAVATAGHNPTRVARGADALLVHRKFEVILLDLGLPDMDGLDVLRKLRQVTPVPILILTARDDERSVVLGLRSGADDYLVKPVKLVELLARIEAVTRRAGRHGGTRQQSVVLGDLEIDLERRVAALRSEVLPLTATEFDLLALLASHAGSVVTREQILDALWGDAFVASSRSLDVHLTGLRAKLRLPGFIINVRGVGYRVEADPA, via the coding sequence ATGGAGTTGCTCATCGTCGAGGACGACGACGCCATGGCGTCCGCCCTCGCCGCCGCCGTCGCGACCGCGGGGCATAACCCCACCCGGGTTGCCCGGGGAGCCGACGCCCTGCTGGTCCACCGGAAGTTCGAAGTAATCCTGCTGGACCTGGGCCTTCCCGATATGGACGGACTGGACGTCCTGCGGAAACTGCGCCAGGTCACGCCGGTGCCCATCCTGATTCTCACCGCGCGCGACGACGAACGCAGCGTGGTGCTCGGCCTGCGGTCCGGAGCGGACGACTACCTCGTTAAGCCTGTGAAGCTTGTGGAACTTCTTGCCCGCATCGAAGCCGTCACCCGGCGTGCCGGGCGTCATGGCGGTACGCGGCAGCAGAGCGTGGTGCTGGGGGATCTTGAGATCGACCTTGAGCGGCGCGTGGCAGCCCTCCGTTCCGAGGTCCTGCCGCTGACCGCCACGGAGTTCGACCTGCTGGCACTGTTGGCCAGCCACGCCGGTTCCGTAGTCACCCGCGAACAGATCCTGGACGCGCTGTGGGGCGACGCTTTTGTGGCCTCTTCCCGGTCCCTGGATGTGCACCTGACGGGGCTGCGGGCGAAGCTCCGGTTGCCTGGCTTCATCATCAACGTCCGCGGTGTCGGCTACCGGGTCGAGGCGGACCCGGCGTGA
- a CDS encoding MFS transporter translates to MSTQQAEVQSEAAQTRRAVSNILKGSAGNLVEWYDLYVYTVFAAYFQSHFFNSQDDLQAGLEAMAVFSTSFLMRPVGAWFFGRYADRKGRKAALTLSVTIMSAGSFAIAILPTTQQIGVWALILLILVRLVQGFSVGGEYGTSATYMSEAATSKRRGFFSSFQYVTLIGGQMLALLVLVILQNFMPKSDLTEWGWRIPFAIGGVAALVVLWLRRSMEETVSAEQVAAAKAPVAAGEARPGTMKLLFTQHWKPLLICIGVTLGGTVAFYTYTNFILKFMNDTSGIAKTDTSVINFWALFIFMLLQPVYGIISDKVGRRPLLLWFGITGVLFTWPLLSTLSNTKDPFTAFLLMLGGLLIVGGYTSINALVKAELFPASIRALGVGLGYAIANSLFGGTVPLLGAAFQKAERVDLFFTYVTVAIAISLLVYIFALKNKKATHLDREQGDAWNRPAKDDDKDKDPINV, encoded by the coding sequence ATGAGCACCCAGCAGGCCGAAGTCCAGAGCGAAGCAGCACAGACCCGCCGGGCCGTGAGCAACATCCTAAAAGGTTCAGCAGGCAACCTCGTGGAGTGGTACGACCTCTACGTCTACACCGTCTTCGCCGCCTACTTCCAGTCGCACTTCTTCAATTCCCAAGACGACCTGCAGGCCGGGCTCGAGGCGATGGCCGTCTTCTCGACGTCGTTCCTGATGCGCCCGGTGGGCGCCTGGTTCTTCGGCCGCTATGCCGACCGCAAGGGCCGCAAGGCGGCCCTGACGCTCAGCGTGACGATCATGTCCGCCGGTTCCTTCGCCATCGCCATCCTGCCGACGACCCAGCAGATAGGCGTCTGGGCGCTGATTCTGCTGATCCTTGTGCGGCTGGTCCAGGGCTTCTCCGTGGGCGGCGAATACGGCACCAGCGCCACCTACATGTCCGAAGCCGCCACGTCCAAACGCAGGGGCTTCTTCTCAAGCTTCCAGTACGTCACGCTGATCGGCGGCCAGATGCTGGCCCTGCTGGTGCTCGTCATCCTGCAGAACTTCATGCCCAAGAGCGATCTGACCGAGTGGGGCTGGCGTATTCCGTTCGCCATCGGCGGTGTGGCTGCCCTGGTGGTCCTGTGGCTGCGGCGCTCGATGGAGGAAACCGTCTCCGCGGAGCAGGTCGCGGCCGCCAAGGCGCCCGTCGCGGCCGGCGAAGCCCGGCCGGGCACCATGAAGCTGCTGTTCACCCAGCACTGGAAGCCGCTGCTGATCTGCATCGGCGTCACCCTCGGCGGCACCGTGGCGTTCTACACGTACACCAACTTCATTCTGAAGTTCATGAACGATACCTCCGGGATCGCCAAGACCGACACCTCCGTGATCAACTTCTGGGCGCTGTTCATCTTCATGCTGCTCCAGCCGGTCTACGGGATCATCTCGGACAAGGTCGGGCGCCGGCCGCTGCTGCTCTGGTTCGGCATCACGGGTGTGTTGTTCACCTGGCCGCTGCTATCCACCCTGTCCAACACCAAGGACCCGTTCACGGCATTCCTGCTGATGCTGGGCGGCCTGCTGATCGTCGGCGGCTACACCTCCATCAACGCCCTGGTGAAGGCCGAGCTGTTCCCGGCCTCCATCCGCGCCCTCGGCGTCGGTTTGGGCTACGCGATCGCCAACTCGCTCTTCGGCGGCACGGTCCCGCTGCTCGGCGCCGCGTTCCAGAAGGCCGAGCGCGTGGACCTGTTCTTCACCTATGTCACCGTGGCCATTGCCATCTCACTGCTGGTCTACATCTTCGCCCTGAAGAACAAGAAGGCCACCCACCTGGACCGCGAACAAGGCGATGCCTGGAACCGGCCTGCCAAGGACGACGACAAGGACAAAGACCCCATCAACGTCTAG
- a CDS encoding pyruvate dehydrogenase: MAKELATQLIEQLQAAGVQRIYGIVGDSLNPIVDAVRQTGGAKEGGIDWIHVRHEEAAAFAAAAEAQLTGKLAVCAGSCGPGNLHLINGLYDANRSGAPVLAIASHIPSKQIGSSFFQETHPDRLFNECSVYSELVSTAEQAPRVVHSAIQHAIGLRGVAVVTLPGDIAGLEATAEAPLPATFRPASLSPDPASVRELADAINDAGKVAIFAGAGVAGAHDELISLAELINAPIGHSLRGKDFVQYNNPYDIGMTGLLGYGAAAEGIEDADLLILLGTDFPYDQFLPETRTAQVDRAAHRLGRRTDVDIAVHGDVLPTLAALMPLLKPKKSRRFLDRMLKKHDRLMNKAVGAYTRKVEKKQPIHPEYAASLLDQVAAEDAIFTADTGMCNVWTARYINPLGTRRLIGSYLHGSMANALPHAIGAQLAFPGRQVVSVSGDGGLSMLLGELITVAAHKLPVNVVVFNNSTLGMVKLEMLVDGLPDFGVDVPDADYAAVARALGFHAVRVTDPARIEGAYRAAFAHPGPSLVELITDPQALSIPPKISGSQVLGFATAMSKVVLNRGAGEAVSMARSNLRNIPRR; encoded by the coding sequence ATGGCCAAGGAACTCGCCACCCAGCTCATCGAACAGCTCCAGGCTGCGGGTGTGCAGCGGATATACGGGATTGTGGGCGACAGCCTCAACCCGATCGTCGATGCCGTGCGGCAAACGGGAGGCGCCAAGGAGGGCGGGATCGACTGGATCCACGTCCGGCACGAAGAGGCAGCCGCCTTCGCCGCCGCGGCCGAAGCCCAGCTGACGGGCAAGCTCGCAGTTTGCGCGGGTTCCTGCGGTCCGGGCAATCTCCACCTGATCAACGGCCTGTACGATGCGAACCGCTCGGGGGCGCCCGTGCTGGCCATCGCCTCCCACATCCCCAGCAAGCAGATCGGAAGCAGCTTCTTCCAGGAAACCCACCCCGACCGGCTCTTCAACGAGTGTTCGGTCTACTCGGAACTTGTCAGCACGGCCGAGCAGGCACCGCGTGTAGTGCACAGCGCCATCCAGCACGCGATCGGTCTCAGGGGAGTCGCCGTCGTTACCCTTCCCGGCGACATCGCCGGGCTTGAAGCGACAGCCGAAGCACCGCTGCCTGCCACCTTCCGGCCGGCGAGCCTGAGCCCGGATCCGGCCAGCGTCCGGGAGTTGGCCGATGCGATCAACGACGCCGGGAAGGTCGCGATCTTCGCCGGGGCCGGCGTAGCGGGCGCCCATGACGAACTGATCTCCCTGGCGGAACTGATCAACGCGCCCATCGGCCATTCGCTGCGCGGCAAGGACTTTGTCCAGTACAACAACCCCTACGACATCGGGATGACAGGCCTGCTGGGCTACGGCGCTGCCGCGGAGGGGATCGAGGACGCTGACCTGCTGATCCTGTTGGGCACAGACTTTCCCTATGACCAGTTCCTGCCGGAAACCCGTACCGCCCAGGTGGACCGTGCAGCGCACAGGCTGGGACGGCGGACCGACGTCGACATCGCAGTCCACGGCGACGTGCTGCCCACCCTCGCCGCACTGATGCCGCTGCTGAAGCCGAAAAAGAGCCGCCGCTTCCTCGACAGGATGCTCAAGAAGCATGACCGGCTGATGAACAAGGCCGTGGGGGCCTACACGCGCAAAGTGGAGAAGAAACAGCCGATCCACCCGGAGTACGCGGCCTCCCTGCTGGACCAGGTGGCCGCGGAGGATGCCATCTTCACGGCGGACACCGGCATGTGCAACGTCTGGACGGCCCGGTACATCAACCCCCTCGGCACCCGGCGGCTGATCGGTTCCTATCTGCACGGTTCCATGGCCAATGCCCTGCCCCACGCCATCGGCGCCCAGCTGGCATTCCCCGGCCGGCAGGTGGTGTCAGTATCGGGCGACGGCGGCCTCTCGATGCTGCTCGGGGAGCTCATCACGGTGGCCGCCCACAAACTGCCGGTCAACGTGGTGGTCTTCAACAATTCCACTCTGGGCATGGTCAAGCTGGAAATGCTGGTGGACGGGCTTCCCGACTTTGGTGTAGACGTGCCCGACGCCGACTACGCCGCCGTCGCCCGGGCCTTGGGTTTCCATGCCGTGCGGGTCACGGATCCTGCGCGGATCGAGGGGGCTTACCGAGCAGCCTTCGCCCATCCCGGTCCGTCGTTGGTGGAGCTGATTACGGATCCGCAGGCACTCTCGATTCCGCCGAAGATTTCCGGATCCCAGGTGCTTGGTTTCGCGACTGCCATGTCCAAGGTGGTGCTGAACCGCGGTGCCGGTGAGGCTGTCAGCATGGCACGGAGCAACCTGCGCAACATCCCCCGGCGCTAG
- a CDS encoding serpin family protein, with the protein MKTFRAARIATAGALVALTACSASSPELLKADGVERVSVDRAAYAAELRSFRASALGLGEALLADGGDGSNGNVVSSPGSLLIALAMLRAGASGETAAEMDSVLQLPMENRDEAMNAVLSSLEKFDGDPGAVDEDNPPRKPVMHAANGLFVDKDVPTGESFLDTLARHYGTGVYPVDFSDEGATKPAIDAWVNRNTGGRIKEAPAKYDPRNTFSLLNSLYFASAWSAPFDPNDTSDLPFTTAAGEEIDAPAMHNELEMKYAEGAGWRGVDLPYADGFVMRLVLPEAGADAGSRPASADFGADKLTEIADTFDTAALETVQIQLPRWDHKCSFDLRKVFESRGLQKTLDTTEDFNNIQPQMMITQAAQAANITVAEKGTIAAAVTQINGAVSSAPQQPERTIAFDRPFHYQIVHVETGLPLFMGKVADPRS; encoded by the coding sequence ATGAAGACATTCCGCGCTGCCAGGATCGCGACGGCGGGTGCCCTCGTGGCGCTCACCGCATGTTCGGCGTCGTCTCCGGAGCTCCTGAAGGCCGACGGCGTGGAACGGGTTTCGGTGGACCGGGCGGCGTATGCCGCTGAACTGCGTTCCTTCCGGGCTTCCGCCCTGGGCCTCGGCGAGGCCCTGCTGGCCGACGGGGGCGACGGCTCCAACGGGAACGTGGTGTCTTCGCCCGGAAGCCTTCTGATTGCGCTCGCGATGCTTCGCGCCGGTGCGTCGGGCGAGACTGCGGCGGAGATGGACAGCGTCCTGCAACTTCCCATGGAGAACCGCGATGAGGCCATGAACGCGGTCCTCAGCTCGCTGGAGAAGTTCGACGGCGACCCCGGCGCAGTGGATGAGGACAACCCGCCGCGGAAACCGGTCATGCACGCCGCCAACGGGCTGTTCGTGGACAAGGACGTGCCAACCGGCGAGTCCTTCCTGGACACTCTGGCCCGGCACTACGGAACCGGTGTGTACCCGGTGGACTTCAGCGATGAGGGTGCAACGAAGCCCGCCATCGATGCCTGGGTCAACAGGAACACGGGCGGCCGGATCAAGGAAGCGCCCGCCAAGTACGACCCCAGGAACACCTTCAGCCTGCTCAATTCCCTGTACTTTGCCTCCGCCTGGAGCGCGCCATTTGACCCGAATGACACCTCGGACCTGCCCTTCACAACGGCTGCCGGCGAGGAAATCGACGCGCCTGCGATGCACAACGAGTTGGAGATGAAGTATGCGGAGGGTGCTGGTTGGCGGGGCGTGGACCTTCCCTATGCCGACGGTTTCGTTATGCGGTTGGTCCTGCCGGAAGCCGGAGCCGACGCCGGGTCCCGCCCCGCCTCAGCGGATTTCGGTGCGGATAAGCTCACGGAAATCGCCGACACCTTCGACACTGCAGCGCTGGAGACAGTGCAGATCCAGTTGCCCCGCTGGGACCATAAGTGCAGTTTTGACCTGCGGAAGGTGTTTGAGTCACGGGGACTCCAGAAGACGCTCGACACCACGGAGGACTTCAACAACATCCAGCCCCAGATGATGATCACCCAGGCCGCGCAGGCTGCCAACATCACGGTCGCCGAAAAGGGCACCATTGCCGCCGCTGTCACCCAGATCAACGGTGCCGTCTCCAGCGCTCCGCAGCAGCCCGAGCGGACCATCGCCTTCGACCGGCCGTTCCACTACCAGATCGTGCATGTGGAAACCGGCCTGCCGCTGTTTATGGGGAAGGTCGCCGACCCGCGCTCCTGA
- a CDS encoding hydroxymethylpyrimidine/phosphomethylpyrimidine kinase has product MTFASAAVQSPVSAPAVVLTIAGSEATGGAGAQADLKTFQELGVFGIANLTCIVSFDPSDNWNHRFVPVDQQVIADQLEATTAAYGPASGATAGGASGESLAPGRPVLDTVKIGMLGSPATISTVAAALETGRFRNVVLDPVLICKGQEPGHALDTDQALKAQILPLATFVTPNHFEAESLSGLAITDIESLKAAAVRIHELSGAAVLAKGGVRLEGPDAVDVYYDGEILEVLSAPKVGEVAVSGAGCSLAAAVTAELAKGATPLEAARSAKVFVTAGIRNRVASGAPFDALWQGGPR; this is encoded by the coding sequence ATGACTTTTGCTTCAGCTGCCGTCCAGTCCCCCGTGTCCGCTCCCGCCGTCGTCCTGACCATCGCGGGGTCCGAAGCAACGGGTGGCGCCGGAGCCCAGGCCGACCTGAAAACGTTCCAGGAACTGGGCGTATTTGGCATCGCCAACCTGACCTGCATCGTGTCCTTCGATCCGAGCGACAACTGGAACCACCGCTTTGTGCCGGTGGACCAGCAGGTCATTGCGGACCAATTGGAAGCCACGACGGCGGCCTACGGTCCGGCGTCGGGCGCCACCGCTGGCGGGGCGTCGGGCGAGTCGTTGGCGCCGGGCCGGCCTGTCCTGGACACCGTAAAGATCGGCATGCTGGGCAGCCCGGCCACCATCAGCACGGTTGCGGCAGCACTGGAAACGGGCCGGTTCCGGAACGTCGTGCTGGATCCGGTGCTGATCTGCAAGGGCCAGGAGCCGGGCCACGCGCTGGACACGGACCAGGCCCTGAAGGCGCAGATCCTGCCGCTGGCCACGTTCGTCACGCCCAACCACTTCGAAGCCGAATCGCTGTCCGGCCTGGCGATCACCGACATCGAATCCCTGAAAGCCGCAGCAGTCCGCATCCACGAGCTCAGCGGCGCTGCAGTTCTCGCCAAGGGCGGGGTGCGGCTGGAGGGCCCGGACGCCGTCGACGTTTACTACGACGGCGAGATCCTGGAGGTCCTCAGCGCTCCGAAGGTGGGCGAGGTGGCCGTGTCCGGTGCCGGCTGCTCGTTGGCCGCGGCCGTGACGGCTGAACTGGCCAAGGGCGCCACACCGCTGGAGGCTGCCCGGTCCGCCAAGGTCTTTGTCACGGCCGGAATCCGCAACCGGGTGGCGTCGGGCGCCCCGTTCGACGCCCTCTGGCAGGGTGGCCCGCGCTAG
- a CDS encoding TetR family transcriptional regulator — MTAKSEQTRQLVADVALRMFREIGFEKTTMRAIAAEAGISVGNAYYYFASKDDLVQELYVQVQAEHAAKADEALEGLTDLGSRLKATLHAGLDVMAPYHRFGADFAATAIRPTSPVNPFAGESTAAREASLGIFRAAVEGASPPAPKKLRADLPELLWLGYMGIALFWVYDTSEGQGRTRKLVDGVVPLISRGLSLARIPGVNKVLDDVLSLSRSIRG; from the coding sequence GTGACCGCCAAGAGCGAGCAGACCAGGCAACTCGTAGCGGACGTCGCGCTGCGCATGTTCCGCGAGATCGGGTTCGAGAAGACCACCATGCGGGCCATCGCAGCCGAGGCCGGCATCTCCGTGGGCAACGCCTACTACTATTTCGCCTCCAAAGATGACCTGGTGCAGGAGCTGTATGTCCAGGTCCAGGCTGAGCATGCAGCCAAAGCTGACGAGGCACTCGAAGGCCTCACCGATCTGGGCAGTCGCCTGAAGGCCACGCTGCACGCCGGCCTGGATGTCATGGCGCCATACCACCGCTTCGGCGCCGACTTCGCGGCCACTGCCATCCGGCCGACGTCGCCCGTCAACCCCTTCGCGGGCGAGTCGACGGCGGCCCGGGAGGCCTCGCTCGGCATCTTCCGGGCAGCGGTGGAAGGAGCCAGCCCGCCGGCCCCGAAGAAGCTCCGTGCGGACCTGCCGGAACTGCTCTGGCTGGGCTACATGGGGATCGCGCTGTTCTGGGTGTACGACACGTCGGAAGGCCAGGGCCGGACCCGGAAACTGGTGGACGGAGTTGTCCCTCTGATCAGCCGGGGCCTGTCGCTGGCACGGATTCCGGGCGTCAACAAGGTGCTGGATGACGTCCTTAGCCTGAGCCGCAGCATCCGCGGCTGA
- a CDS encoding queuosine precursor transporter — MPSPSGPDALPIAGSAPTAPKFASIGSPYFGIMLAFMAVVLILSNIGASKGVAIGPIITDGGFFLFPLAYILGDVISEVYGFKVARKAIFTTFALSVFASICYWVIIALPGFDDDFGTSKQVALEGALGPVPQIVLASLLAFLAGQTINSWILVKMKARSGEKSLWARLMGSTGAGEFVDTLIFCSIAASVIGITDFGTFVNYVVVGFVYKTLVEFLFVPVTSLVIGWIKKREPSYGAGSAPA, encoded by the coding sequence ATGCCTTCCCCCTCGGGCCCTGACGCCCTGCCCATCGCCGGGTCCGCCCCGACGGCACCCAAATTTGCATCGATCGGCTCGCCGTACTTCGGCATCATGCTGGCCTTTATGGCCGTGGTGCTGATCCTGTCGAACATCGGCGCATCCAAGGGCGTGGCGATCGGCCCGATCATCACCGACGGCGGCTTCTTCCTCTTCCCGCTTGCCTACATCCTGGGCGACGTCATCAGCGAGGTCTACGGCTTCAAGGTGGCTCGCAAAGCCATCTTCACCACTTTCGCACTGTCCGTGTTCGCCTCAATTTGCTACTGGGTGATCATCGCCCTGCCCGGCTTTGATGACGACTTCGGCACGTCCAAGCAGGTGGCCCTTGAGGGGGCTTTGGGTCCGGTGCCGCAGATTGTGCTCGCCTCGCTGTTGGCATTCCTGGCCGGCCAGACTATCAACTCGTGGATCCTGGTGAAGATGAAAGCACGCTCCGGGGAGAAATCCCTCTGGGCGCGGCTGATGGGCTCTACCGGTGCGGGTGAGTTCGTGGACACCCTGATTTTCTGCAGCATCGCCGCCTCCGTCATCGGCATCACCGACTTCGGCACGTTCGTGAACTACGTGGTGGTGGGCTTTGTCTACAAGACCCTGGTTGAGTTCCTGTTCGTCCCGGTGACGTCCCTGGTGATCGGGTGGATCAAGAAGCGCGAACCAAGCTACGGCGCAGGGTCAGCCCCCGCCTAG
- a CDS encoding dienelactone hydrolase family protein, with amino-acid sequence MGGSAGNARRRRAGSDRHVRLLHGRPSRRPHGHRPPRSGGSLWRLPRRGLASDAPDSPHHGLDKARARFVFGHADHDKSMDPDAVARLGAALDDAGLEASNEIYAGAPHGYSMADTSMFHPEATERHYAELRALLDGTLRG; translated from the coding sequence GTGGGTGGAAGCGCTGGGAACGCTCGACGGCGTCGCGCCGGGTCCGATCGGCACGTTCGGCTACTGCATGGGCGCCCGTCTCGCCGTCCGCACGGCCATCGCCCACCCCGAAGCGGTGGCAGCCTGTGGCGGCTTCCACGGCGGGGGCTTGCTAGCGACGCCCCGGACAGCCCGCACCATGGACTCGACAAGGCCAGGGCGCGGTTCGTCTTCGGCCACGCCGACCACGACAAGAGCATGGATCCCGACGCCGTTGCGCGCCTGGGCGCGGCACTCGACGATGCCGGGCTCGAGGCTTCCAACGAGATCTATGCCGGGGCGCCGCACGGCTATTCGATGGCGGACACCTCGATGTTCCATCCGGAGGCCACGGAGCGCCACTACGCCGAGCTCCGCGCCCTCCTTGACGGGACGCTCAGGGGCTGA